The Methylotenera sp. G11 genome includes a window with the following:
- a CDS encoding diguanylate cyclase domain-containing protein: MTFNFLKISSIKTRVTTLTLAVFIAGVWVLSYYTTQKLQSDLARQIGQQQLSTTALLANQINNDLTERQRTLESLAEKIGQLGFSDQTQLQAFLDDRFIIKRDYNAGATIINFDGNVIASTPSQFKRMGMNYRDRAFIATALDKGQPTISEILYGKVIKNLVFGIAVPIRNPQGQVIGALTGGIDLTKPNFLDKIANSRYGTTGYFLLEDRKTRTIITSTDKRRVLQHQLPPGASRLIDRHLQGFEESGTSINAYGVEVLSSAKQIPVANWIMVASIPTAEAFAPIRKMQSLILISASIFTLVLGAIIWWLLWQELSPIFSTIKKLAILAKLDTHNVLLPETGHGEIRDLIKAFNHLLTALRDREHALEESEFRWKFAIEGTGDGLWDWDIASNHVYFSKSWKKMLGYNEGDISNNLSEWEKIIHPEDIAKTMACVQDHLDGKTPVYINEQRLLCKDGSYKWILDRGLVVSRDEHGKPLRVIGTHADITERKQMEELIRKQALYDPLTKLPNRRLLLDRLSQVISASKRTRKYGALIFLDLDKFKPLNDTYGHEAGDLLLVEAANRLRNCVRETDTVSRMGGDEFVIVLAELSADSATAKLEAGMLAEKIRMELARTYVLKIKDKEGGDLTIRHHCTASIGATLFIDEKDYINDILRHADDAMYQAKNAGRNRVHFYEAVRKIDRMHAS, encoded by the coding sequence ATGACCTTCAATTTCCTCAAAATCAGTTCAATTAAAACCAGGGTAACAACGCTTACCCTGGCTGTTTTTATTGCTGGCGTATGGGTACTTTCATATTACACCACCCAGAAACTCCAAAGCGACCTCGCCAGACAGATCGGGCAGCAGCAACTTTCTACGACAGCCTTGCTGGCAAACCAGATCAATAATGACCTGACAGAAAGACAACGCACACTTGAAAGCCTTGCTGAAAAAATAGGTCAGCTTGGATTCAGCGACCAGACCCAATTGCAAGCCTTTCTGGATGACCGTTTCATCATCAAGCGGGATTACAACGCAGGCGCCACCATTATCAACTTTGACGGTAACGTGATCGCATCCACCCCCAGCCAGTTCAAACGCATGGGGATGAACTACAGGGACAGGGCCTTTATTGCCACAGCGCTGGATAAAGGGCAGCCGACCATCAGCGAGATATTGTATGGAAAAGTCATCAAAAATCTTGTATTCGGCATTGCGGTACCGATTCGCAACCCTCAAGGCCAAGTGATCGGAGCACTGACTGGCGGTATTGACCTGACCAAGCCAAATTTCCTGGATAAGATCGCAAACAGCCGTTACGGCACTACCGGTTATTTCCTGCTGGAAGACCGAAAAACCAGGACGATCATTACCAGCACTGACAAACGCCGGGTGCTGCAGCACCAGTTGCCGCCAGGCGCCAGCAGGCTGATAGACCGCCACCTGCAAGGCTTTGAGGAAAGCGGGACTTCCATCAATGCATACGGGGTCGAAGTCTTGTCTTCCGCCAAGCAGATTCCCGTTGCCAATTGGATCATGGTCGCTTCTATCCCGACAGCGGAAGCCTTTGCTCCCATCAGGAAAATGCAGTCACTGATACTGATCAGCGCCTCCATATTCACCCTGGTGCTAGGCGCCATCATCTGGTGGCTGTTATGGCAGGAGCTGTCACCGATATTTTCAACCATCAAGAAGCTGGCTATTCTAGCCAAGCTTGATACACATAATGTGCTGCTCCCTGAAACCGGCCACGGTGAGATTCGAGACCTGATCAAAGCATTCAATCACCTGCTGACGGCACTACGTGACCGTGAGCATGCCCTTGAGGAAAGCGAGTTCAGGTGGAAATTCGCTATCGAAGGCACCGGTGACGGCTTGTGGGATTGGGATATAGCCAGTAATCATGTGTATTTCTCAAAATCGTGGAAAAAGATGCTGGGTTATAACGAAGGCGACATCAGTAACAACTTGAGCGAATGGGAAAAAATCATTCACCCTGAAGATATAGCGAAAACGATGGCCTGCGTACAGGACCACCTGGATGGCAAAACACCGGTTTACATCAACGAACAACGTTTACTCTGCAAGGACGGCAGCTACAAATGGATACTTGACCGCGGCCTTGTTGTCAGCCGTGATGAGCATGGCAAACCGCTGCGCGTCATCGGCACCCATGCCGATATCACCGAACGAAAGCAAATGGAAGAACTCATACGCAAACAGGCGCTATATGACCCCCTCACTAAACTGCCTAACCGCCGCCTGCTGCTCGATCGCTTAAGCCAGGTGATATCCGCAAGTAAACGCACCCGTAAATACGGCGCGCTGATTTTCCTTGATTTAGACAAATTCAAACCGCTTAACGACACGTACGGCCATGAAGCCGGCGACCTGCTGCTGGTCGAAGCGGCAAACCGGCTCAGGAACTGTGTGCGCGAAACGGACACGGTTTCCCGCATGGGAGGCGATGAATTTGTCATCGTACTTGCCGAGCTGAGTGCAGATAGCGCTACCGCAAAACTGGAGGCTGGAATGCTGGCAGAAAAGATCCGAATGGAACTCGCCAGAACTTATGTTTTGAAGATAAAAGACAAAGAAGGCGGAGACCTTACCATCAGGCATCACTGTACGGCCAGCATAGGCGCAACGCTATTTATTGATGAAAAAGATTATATTAACGACATTCTGCGTCATGCTGACGATGCCATGTACCAGGCAAAAAACGCCGGGCGCAACCGGGTCCATTTTTATGAGGCCGTCAGGAAAATCGACCGCATGCATGCAAGTTAG
- a CDS encoding class I SAM-dependent methyltransferase has protein sequence MTLIPEIKPNQSIELLKELHILTRDGKLNQDSRRKLKQVYHLVNFIEPLFNDVLTGNPDPVLVDHGAGKSYLGFILYDLLLKQLEAGQVIGIETRAELVERSRLLAAQLGFGRMHFEHLTVEESISSPVIPERVDIVTALHACNTATDDAIQFGLKKRARYMVLVPCCQAEVAEVLRKRKNESFGKTPLSEIWRHPIHTREFGSQITNVLRCLQLESAGYSLTVTELVGWEHSMKNELIIARYTGQPRKNAQDRLDAILGELNLGELQHRFTA, from the coding sequence ATGACACTTATCCCAGAAATCAAACCCAATCAATCCATAGAACTGCTCAAAGAGCTGCATATCCTGACGCGTGACGGCAAGCTCAATCAGGATAGCCGTCGCAAACTGAAGCAGGTTTATCACCTGGTCAATTTCATCGAGCCTTTATTTAACGACGTATTGACTGGTAACCCTGACCCTGTGCTGGTTGACCATGGTGCAGGAAAGTCGTACCTCGGCTTTATTTTATATGATTTACTGCTTAAGCAACTGGAAGCGGGGCAGGTCATTGGCATTGAAACTCGTGCAGAACTGGTGGAGAGGTCGAGGCTGCTGGCTGCTCAGCTTGGGTTTGGCCGTATGCATTTCGAGCACTTGACCGTAGAGGAATCAATCTCTTCACCGGTGATTCCTGAGCGTGTGGATATTGTGACTGCATTGCATGCCTGTAATACTGCTACCGATGACGCGATCCAGTTTGGCTTGAAAAAGCGCGCCAGATATATGGTACTGGTGCCATGCTGCCAGGCTGAGGTCGCTGAGGTGTTAAGAAAGCGCAAAAACGAAAGTTTCGGGAAAACGCCGCTGAGTGAGATCTGGCGCCATCCTATCCACACACGGGAGTTCGGAAGCCAGATTACCAACGTATTGCGCTGCCTGCAGCTGGAAAGTGCCGGTTACAGCCTGACGGTCACTGAGCTGGTCGGATGGGAACATTCCATGAAAAATGAATTGATCATTGCCAGGTACACAGGCCAGCCACGTAAAAATGCGCAGGACAGGCTGGATGCGATTCTGGGTGAATTGAACCTTGGTGAGCTGCAGCATCGTTTCACTGCCTAG
- the ylqF gene encoding ribosome biogenesis GTPase YlqF — translation MSIQWYPGHMTQARKKAEETMEFTDMVIEVLDARVPAASHNPMIDEIRLFRQRPQLKILNKADLADPDVTQAWLNYFNAQPNTKAVALSCKKPGDAKKIPAICRKIAPHRGSHLKPLRMMIMGIPNVGKSTLMNALLNRRVAKVGDEPAVTKSQQRFDIDDTMSITDTPGMMWPKIAYDSDGYMLAASHAIGRNAVIDEDVATFLANILLKSYPALLNTRYKLDAMKLDVNVMDGVDLLEAIAKRRSYKRHDGLWDMEKTAVAFLTDYRSGAIGRVSLESPASRAEMMAQTLPEQPNTSENNTDTDNATDTSL, via the coding sequence ATGAGTATTCAATGGTATCCGGGTCACATGACCCAAGCACGCAAGAAAGCCGAAGAAACCATGGAGTTTACCGACATGGTGATTGAGGTGCTGGATGCGCGCGTACCTGCCGCCAGCCATAACCCAATGATTGATGAGATACGCCTGTTCCGTCAGCGTCCGCAGCTCAAGATATTGAACAAGGCAGACCTTGCCGACCCGGACGTCACGCAGGCCTGGTTGAATTACTTTAATGCACAACCCAACACCAAAGCCGTAGCGCTTTCATGTAAAAAACCAGGTGATGCAAAGAAAATCCCTGCCATCTGCCGCAAAATTGCGCCACACCGCGGCTCACACCTGAAACCGCTGCGCATGATGATCATGGGCATACCGAACGTCGGTAAATCCACGCTCATGAACGCACTGCTCAACCGCCGCGTTGCAAAAGTGGGTGATGAACCGGCCGTGACCAAAAGCCAGCAGCGTTTTGATATTGACGACACCATGAGTATCACCGACACTCCGGGCATGATGTGGCCGAAAATCGCCTATGATTCAGATGGTTATATGCTGGCGGCCAGCCATGCCATTGGCCGCAACGCGGTAATCGATGAAGATGTAGCGACATTTTTGGCCAACATCCTGCTTAAAAGCTACCCTGCCCTGCTTAACACGCGCTACAAACTGGATGCGATGAAGCTCGACGTGAATGTCATGGATGGCGTAGACCTGCTGGAAGCGATTGCAAAACGCCGTTCCTATAAGCGCCATGATGGCCTGTGGGATATGGAAAAAACCGCTGTTGCCTTTCTCACCGATTACCGCAGCGGCGCGATTGGCCGCGTCAGCCTGGAATCTCCGGCATCCAGGGCTGAAATGATGGCGCAAACCCTGCCTGAACAACCGAACACGTCAGAAAACAACACGGATACTGACAACGCGACTGACACCTCTCTGTAA
- a CDS encoding UvrD-helicase domain-containing protein: protein MLNSMNTPQREAVKYLDGPLLVLAGAGSGKTRVITQKISYLINEAGYSPKEIAAITFTNKAALEMQERVGKLMQGTNIKGLTIATFHSLGLQMLRAEASLLGYKPQFSILDSSDSFKILADVLATTDKQLLRKTQWQISSWKNAFINPDQAKAQADEELTVAAAKVYQIYQQTLKAYQAVDFDDLIKLPVELFEQHEEALNKWQRKLQYLLIDEYQDTNACQYKLVKMLTGVRGQFTAVGDDDQAIYGWRGADVENLRQLTTDFSKLKVIKLEQNYRSTVRILRAANQVISNNPKLFEKKLWSEHGTGEMIQITAAMSEEHEAESVVMKLQAHKFENRTYYKDYAILYRGNHQARILEQHLRNHKIPYTVSGGQSFFDKAEIKDLISYLRLVANEDDDPAFIRAATTPKKGIGNTTLERLGEYASAHKISLFAAAFEGGFQSQVGNKQLEDLLTFCQYINKLQDRAVRDPAGEVLNDLLAAIQYETFLYDTEEQRAAEVKWANVLDFVGWLTKKGEPSTEYGNETDGKNLLELTQMVTLMSMLEGRENGEPDAVKLSTLHASKGLEFGHVFLIGCEEGILPHRESIDNNKIEEERRLMYVGITRAQKTLNISWCKKRKRAGEMEACEPSRFIAEIPKDDVRHFGNPFNKDPEASKDFGKSKMANIRAMLGKN, encoded by the coding sequence ATGCTTAACTCCATGAATACGCCTCAACGCGAGGCAGTGAAATACCTTGATGGCCCGCTGTTGGTGCTGGCCGGCGCCGGTAGCGGCAAAACCCGCGTCATCACGCAGAAGATCAGCTACCTGATCAACGAGGCTGGCTACAGCCCCAAAGAAATCGCCGCAATCACGTTTACCAACAAAGCCGCGCTGGAAATGCAGGAGCGTGTAGGCAAGCTGATGCAGGGTACAAACATCAAGGGCCTGACGATTGCCACGTTCCATTCGCTAGGCTTGCAAATGCTGCGTGCTGAAGCGTCGCTGCTGGGCTATAAACCGCAGTTCTCCATCCTGGACTCATCCGACAGTTTCAAGATACTGGCCGATGTGCTGGCAACGACAGATAAGCAGCTCCTGCGCAAAACCCAATGGCAGATATCGAGCTGGAAAAACGCTTTCATCAACCCGGATCAGGCCAAGGCGCAGGCAGATGAAGAGCTGACTGTGGCAGCTGCAAAGGTATATCAAATCTACCAGCAGACACTGAAAGCCTATCAGGCGGTAGATTTCGATGACCTGATCAAGCTGCCGGTTGAGTTATTCGAACAACACGAAGAAGCACTGAACAAATGGCAGCGCAAACTGCAATACCTGCTGATCGACGAATACCAGGATACCAATGCCTGCCAGTACAAACTCGTGAAAATGCTCACCGGCGTGCGCGGGCAGTTTACCGCCGTAGGCGATGACGACCAGGCCATCTACGGCTGGCGCGGTGCAGATGTGGAAAACCTGCGCCAGCTTACTACCGACTTCAGCAAGCTCAAAGTCATCAAGCTGGAACAGAATTACCGTTCTACCGTACGTATCTTGCGGGCAGCCAACCAGGTGATCAGCAATAACCCGAAACTGTTCGAGAAAAAACTATGGAGCGAGCACGGCACCGGCGAAATGATCCAGATCACTGCGGCAATGAGCGAAGAACACGAGGCGGAAAGCGTCGTGATGAAGCTGCAGGCGCACAAGTTTGAAAACCGCACCTATTACAAAGATTACGCCATACTCTACCGCGGCAACCATCAGGCACGCATTCTTGAGCAGCACTTACGCAACCATAAAATCCCTTACACGGTATCGGGCGGGCAATCGTTTTTTGATAAAGCAGAGATCAAGGATTTGATCAGCTACCTGCGCCTGGTGGCAAATGAAGACGACGACCCGGCATTCATCCGCGCCGCGACCACCCCAAAAAAAGGCATAGGCAACACCACACTGGAGCGTTTGGGTGAGTATGCCAGCGCGCATAAAATATCGCTGTTTGCCGCCGCATTCGAAGGCGGTTTTCAAAGCCAGGTCGGCAACAAGCAGCTGGAAGACCTGCTGACTTTTTGTCAGTATATTAACAAGCTGCAGGATAGAGCCGTGCGCGATCCCGCAGGCGAAGTGTTGAATGATCTGCTGGCAGCGATACAATACGAGACATTCCTTTACGATACAGAAGAACAGCGTGCCGCCGAGGTTAAATGGGCGAACGTGCTGGACTTTGTCGGCTGGCTCACGAAAAAAGGCGAGCCCAGCACTGAATACGGCAATGAAACCGACGGCAAGAACCTGCTGGAACTGACGCAGATGGTAACCCTGATGAGCATGCTGGAAGGCCGCGAGAACGGTGAACCCGATGCGGTGAAACTATCGACGCTGCACGCATCCAAAGGCCTGGAGTTCGGTCATGTATTCCTGATTGGCTGCGAAGAAGGCATATTGCCGCACCGTGAAAGCATCGACAACAACAAGATCGAAGAAGAACGCCGCCTGATGTATGTCGGCATCACACGTGCGCAAAAAACACTGAATATCTCATGGTGCAAAAAGCGTAAACGTGCCGGTGAAATGGAAGCGTGCGAACCCAGCCGTTTCATCGCAGAGATTCCCAAAGATGATGTACGCCACTTTGGCAACCCGTTTAATAAAGACCCGGAAGCCAGTAAAGATTTCGGTAAATCCAAAATGGCGAATATCAGAGCCATGCTAGGTAAGAATTAG
- a CDS encoding ATP-binding cassette domain-containing protein: MPYITLDNASLAYGHHALLDHASFQLDAGERVGLIGRNGAGKSSLLKVIAGTSKLDDGTVWRDPGARVVYVPQEPELDATHTVFEAVAEGLGSLQQTIVDYHQVTHDMGMPDADIEALMTRMQALQHDLDAQNGWAAQSRVEAVLSRLNLNADALISTLSGGWRKRVALGRALVAEPEVLLLDEPTNHLDLSAIEWLEDLLLGFNGSVLFITHDRRFLDRLATRITELDRGKLTDFTGNFSQYQIKKEELLAIEETHAAKFDKFLAQEEVWIRQGIKARRTRNEGRVRRLEALRLERAARRERQGNVKLNVDAGERSGKLIAELENVSKSYGDKTLIKNFSARILRGDKIGLLGPNGVGKTTLLKLILGEIEADSGHIERGSKQSVAYFDQMREQLNEEATLADTISPGSDFVEIGNERKHVISYLEDFLFPPQRSRSPVKSLSGGERNRLLLARLFARPANILVLDEPTNDLDIDTLELLESLLQDFSGTLFLVSHDRAFLENTVTQVIAFEGNGQLTEFGGGYDDWQRYTQKRLEDQKTATNTQQAKAKQSAAPANTPAAKPASSKLSFKEQKELEELPLAIEKLETEQLTINEELAKPETYSNTELVKSLQMRLDGINTEIEAKITRWDALEKKV, encoded by the coding sequence ATGCCTTACATCACCCTGGACAACGCTTCACTTGCATACGGCCATCACGCACTGCTCGACCATGCATCATTTCAACTCGATGCCGGAGAACGTGTCGGCCTGATCGGCCGTAACGGCGCAGGAAAATCCAGCCTGCTCAAAGTGATAGCGGGCACCTCCAAGCTGGATGACGGCACCGTATGGCGCGATCCGGGGGCACGCGTCGTCTACGTACCGCAAGAGCCGGAGCTGGACGCAACCCACACCGTATTCGAGGCCGTTGCTGAAGGCTTGGGCAGCTTGCAGCAAACGATTGTAGATTATCACCAGGTCACGCACGACATGGGCATGCCAGATGCGGATATCGAAGCGCTCATGACCCGCATGCAAGCCTTGCAGCATGACCTTGATGCACAGAACGGCTGGGCAGCGCAATCACGCGTAGAAGCCGTATTAAGCCGCCTGAACCTGAATGCCGATGCACTCATCAGCACCCTGTCCGGCGGCTGGCGCAAGCGTGTGGCGCTGGGTCGCGCACTGGTTGCCGAGCCTGAAGTATTGCTGCTGGACGAACCGACCAACCACCTGGACCTGAGCGCTATCGAGTGGCTGGAAGACCTGCTTCTGGGCTTTAACGGCAGCGTATTGTTCATTACCCATGACCGGCGCTTTCTGGATCGGCTTGCAACGCGCATCACTGAACTGGACCGTGGCAAGCTAACCGATTTCACCGGCAACTTCAGCCAATACCAGATTAAAAAAGAAGAACTGCTGGCAATTGAAGAAACCCATGCCGCAAAATTCGATAAATTCCTGGCACAGGAAGAAGTATGGATACGCCAAGGCATCAAAGCGCGCCGCACACGTAACGAAGGCCGCGTACGCCGCCTGGAAGCGCTGCGCCTGGAACGCGCCGCGCGCCGCGAACGCCAGGGCAACGTAAAACTCAATGTGGATGCCGGTGAGCGCAGCGGAAAACTGATCGCCGAACTGGAAAACGTGAGCAAATCATACGGCGATAAAACACTGATCAAAAACTTCAGTGCCCGTATTTTACGCGGCGACAAAATCGGTTTGCTTGGCCCTAACGGGGTAGGTAAAACCACCCTGCTCAAACTGATCCTCGGTGAAATAGAAGCAGACAGCGGCCATATTGAACGCGGCAGCAAGCAGAGTGTTGCCTACTTTGACCAGATGCGCGAACAATTGAATGAAGAAGCCACACTGGCTGACACGATCAGCCCGGGCTCCGACTTTGTAGAAATCGGCAACGAACGCAAACATGTCATCAGCTACCTTGAAGATTTTCTGTTTCCGCCGCAGCGCTCACGCTCGCCGGTCAAGTCGCTTTCCGGCGGCGAACGCAACCGCTTGCTGCTCGCACGCCTGTTTGCGCGCCCTGCCAACATCCTGGTGCTGGATGAACCGACCAATGACCTGGATATTGATACGCTGGAATTGCTGGAGAGCCTGCTTCAGGACTTTAGCGGCACGCTGTTCCTGGTCAGCCATGACCGCGCTTTCCTGGAAAATACCGTGACGCAGGTCATTGCTTTTGAAGGCAATGGCCAGCTCACCGAATTCGGCGGCGGCTACGACGATTGGCAGCGCTATACGCAAAAACGCCTGGAAGACCAGAAAACCGCCACCAATACGCAGCAGGCCAAAGCCAAGCAATCGGCTGCGCCTGCAAACACCCCGGCAGCAAAACCTGCGTCATCCAAACTGAGCTTTAAAGAGCAAAAAGAACTGGAAGAACTCCCGCTTGCCATTGAAAAACTCGAAACCGAACAGCTCACGATCAATGAAGAACTGGCCAAACCGGAAACTTACAGCAATACCGAATTGGTCAAATCGCTGCAAATGCGGCTGGACGGGATCAATACAGAAATCGAAGCCAAAATAACGCGATGGGATGCGCTGGAAAAGAAAGTCTGA
- a CDS encoding bifunctional diguanylate cyclase/phosphodiesterase, with translation MSASPFARYTWTSMGVLIAIAIYFVSHILLERKIDYAKGIRYQSVLLLSEFRQSLDDQRRMALTYVATGNPAYKKQYQSIMAIREGRQVRPERHNQPYLGLGIKESMSSERPIALLDLIKQEGFSEQEYRKLKEADSRFDEINATELRAMKLIEAPGLDIEARRARATQILQDGKYQQAIAAIIRSINDVSTTITERSLNAAKSAETLSIILKILAALFSFAFIFTCRKAYLALKTQLGGSVDEIQEHVTKLSTGNLQHTLPITDDMENSALGCLAKMQASLIEKNLEQKKFEKYEYLRNIIFEQLASDEPLPNILKVIVRGIEKLNPEMTCSVMLMDTESKFFSKCIACNLPIFFRTAISRVEIGIGVGSCSAAVFTGERVVVGDIATHPYWATLKDLAAQARFGACCSQPIRSSSGELLGTFAIYHHESREHTKSDLNILEQSARLAGIAIERKLIEQNLQIAAIAFESQEGMLVTDANRVILRVNSAFSQITGYSEDEIIGKHPGMLSSGRHDMDFYASMWESIVNTGSWEGDVWNRRKNGEVYPAHLTFTAVKGRDGTIVNYVATLVDITSRKSAEEEIQHLAYYDSLTGLPNRRLLMDRLSQALVTSSRGKGGGAILFLDLDHFKTLNDTLGHDVGDLLLKQVSERLTSCVREGDTVARIGGDEFVIMLEGLSDSIFEAARQAELICEKILSVLNQAYQLNAYEYHSTTSIGATLFSGHEIESDELLKQADIAMYQSKTAGRNAIRFFDPVMQEVINNRALLERELHKAFDNEQFQLHYQLQVNNLGQALGAEALIRWMHPERGMVLPFHFISLAEEIGLILPIGKWVIETACSQLNAWQQSKFTKDIVLSINVSAKQFRQADFAEQIQDAVNRHGINPALLKLELTESLLLENVEDIIATMTTLREIGVQFSLDDFGTGYSSLMYLKRLPLNQLKIDQSFVRDLITDPSDQAIVHTIIAMAKSLSLDIIAEGVETEEQLHFLLNKGCTCYQGYLFGRPLPIQQFEDLLKMRVYEAEQLAIAP, from the coding sequence ATGTCAGCCAGCCCTTTTGCACGATACACATGGACTTCCATGGGGGTATTGATTGCCATTGCGATTTATTTCGTATCGCACATCCTGCTGGAAAGAAAGATTGATTACGCCAAAGGGATCCGCTATCAATCCGTTCTGCTGCTCAGTGAGTTCCGCCAGTCTTTGGATGACCAGAGGCGCATGGCGCTCACCTACGTTGCAACAGGCAACCCTGCTTATAAGAAGCAGTACCAGAGCATTATGGCTATCCGCGAAGGCAGGCAGGTCCGGCCAGAGCGGCATAACCAGCCTTACCTGGGTTTGGGCATCAAAGAAAGCATGTCTTCAGAACGGCCGATCGCTCTGCTCGATTTAATCAAGCAGGAAGGATTTTCAGAACAGGAGTATCGCAAACTCAAGGAGGCCGACTCCAGGTTTGATGAGATCAACGCCACAGAGTTACGTGCGATGAAGCTGATTGAAGCCCCGGGACTGGATATTGAAGCCAGGAGGGCGAGGGCAACCCAGATCCTGCAGGATGGCAAATACCAGCAAGCCATTGCCGCCATTATCCGGTCCATCAACGACGTCAGCACAACCATTACCGAGCGCAGCCTGAATGCAGCAAAATCTGCAGAAACGCTTTCTATCATTCTGAAAATCCTGGCAGCTTTGTTCAGCTTTGCCTTTATATTCACTTGCCGCAAGGCTTACCTGGCCTTGAAAACCCAGCTTGGAGGGTCGGTAGATGAGATTCAGGAGCATGTGACCAAGTTGAGTACCGGTAACCTGCAGCATACCTTACCGATTACGGATGATATGGAAAACAGTGCTCTGGGATGCCTTGCAAAAATGCAGGCCAGCCTGATTGAAAAGAACCTGGAGCAGAAAAAGTTCGAAAAGTACGAATATCTGCGGAATATTATTTTTGAACAGCTGGCCAGTGATGAGCCGCTGCCCAATATCCTTAAAGTGATCGTGCGCGGTATCGAAAAATTAAATCCGGAAATGACCTGCAGCGTGATGCTGATGGATACGGAAAGCAAGTTTTTCAGTAAATGCATTGCATGCAACCTGCCTATTTTTTTCAGAACAGCGATTAGCCGGGTTGAGATCGGCATTGGCGTCGGATCCTGCTCTGCGGCAGTGTTTACCGGTGAGCGTGTGGTCGTGGGAGATATTGCCACTCACCCTTATTGGGCCACATTGAAGGATCTGGCGGCGCAAGCCCGTTTTGGTGCCTGCTGCTCACAGCCAATCCGCTCCTCGTCCGGAGAATTGCTGGGGACGTTCGCAATTTATCATCATGAATCGCGCGAGCATACCAAATCCGACCTGAACATCCTTGAACAGTCCGCGCGCCTGGCGGGAATCGCAATAGAACGCAAATTGATTGAGCAGAACCTGCAGATTGCCGCCATTGCGTTTGAGTCTCAGGAGGGGATGCTGGTGACCGATGCCAACCGCGTGATACTGCGCGTAAATAGTGCCTTCAGCCAGATCACCGGGTATTCAGAAGATGAGATCATAGGCAAACATCCTGGCATGCTCAGCTCCGGCCGCCATGACATGGATTTTTATGCAAGCATGTGGGAAAGCATTGTCAATACCGGCTCATGGGAAGGCGATGTCTGGAATAGGCGCAAGAACGGCGAAGTCTACCCGGCGCACCTTACTTTCACCGCGGTAAAAGGCCGTGACGGCACGATCGTCAATTACGTGGCAACCCTGGTTGACATTACTTCGCGGAAATCCGCTGAAGAAGAGATACAGCATTTAGCCTATTACGATTCGCTCACCGGCCTACCAAACAGGCGGCTGCTCATGGACAGGCTAAGCCAGGCGCTTGTCACCAGCTCAAGGGGTAAAGGCGGCGGTGCGATCCTGTTTCTTGACCTAGACCATTTCAAGACGCTGAATGATACGCTAGGCCATGATGTCGGCGACCTGCTCTTGAAACAGGTTTCGGAAAGGCTGACTTCCTGCGTGCGGGAAGGCGATACCGTAGCGCGTATCGGTGGCGATGAGTTTGTCATCATGCTGGAAGGTTTAAGCGACTCCATATTCGAGGCTGCCAGACAGGCCGAGCTGATCTGCGAGAAGATCCTGAGTGTGCTTAATCAGGCATATCAGCTTAACGCTTACGAATACCACAGCACGACAAGCATTGGCGCAACCTTGTTCAGCGGCCATGAAATAGAATCCGACGAGCTGCTCAAGCAGGCTGATATTGCCATGTACCAATCCAAGACCGCCGGGCGCAATGCGATACGGTTTTTCGACCCTGTGATGCAGGAAGTCATTAACAACCGTGCGCTGCTTGAGCGTGAGCTGCATAAAGCCTTTGATAACGAACAGTTCCAGCTGCATTACCAGCTTCAGGTCAATAATCTTGGGCAGGCACTGGGTGCAGAGGCACTGATACGCTGGATGCACCCTGAACGCGGCATGGTGTTGCCTTTCCACTTTATTTCGCTGGCAGAAGAAATCGGCCTGATCCTGCCGATTGGCAAATGGGTGATTGAAACTGCGTGTTCGCAACTGAATGCCTGGCAGCAGAGCAAATTCACAAAAGACATTGTATTGTCGATTAACGTCAGCGCCAAGCAATTCCGCCAGGCCGACTTTGCGGAGCAGATACAGGATGCCGTGAACCGGCATGGCATTAATCCTGCACTGCTCAAGCTGGAACTGACGGAAAGCCTGCTGCTCGAAAATGTGGAAGATATCATCGCCACCATGACCACACTGCGCGAAATCGGTGTGCAGTTCTCACTGGATGATTTCGGCACCGGCTATTCATCATTGATGTACCTGAAGCGCCTGCCATTGAACCAGCTTAAGATTGATCAATCATTCGTGCGCGACCTGATTACAGACCCAAGCGACCAGGCGATTGTGCATACCATCATCGCGATGGCAAAAAGCCTGAGCCTGGACATTATCGCTGAAGGCGTAGAAACCGAAGAACAGCTGCATTTCCTGCTTAATAAAGGTTGCACCTGCTACCAGGGTTATCTGTTCGGCAGGCCGCTCCCGATCCAGCAGTTTGAAGATTTACTGAAAATGCGCGTTTATGAAGCGGAGCAGCTTGCCATAGCGCCGTAG